Genomic DNA from Bacteroidota bacterium:
AACTATGTGAAGCTCGATGGCAATGTAGGCTGCATGGTTAACGGTGCAGGACTGGCCATGGCAACAATGGACATTATCAAACTAAGCGGCGGCGACCCAGCCAACTTTCTCGATGTGGGCGGCACAGCAAATGCTACCACTGTAGAAGCAGGCTTCCGTATTATACTAAAAGACCCCAATGTAAAAGCCATACTTATCAATATATTTGGTGGCATTGTTCGCTGCGACCGCGTAGCACAAGGCGTTGTAGATGCCTATACCAATATTGGCAATATTAATATACCTATTATAGTTCGCTTACAAGGCACCAATGCTACCGAAGCTAAGAAACTAATTGATGATAGCGGACTGAAAGTATTTTCTGCTATTACTTTAGAAGAAGCTGCTAATTTGGTGAAGAGTTCGTTGGCGTAAAATATATCAGCACAGGACACTACTTTTTCTCAAATTAATTTACCAGTTCAATTGTAGCTATAAACATAGCAGACCCTAAACATTCTGCATTTAATAGTACCATCTATACTGAACGTATGATGGCGAAGCAATCGTCCCTCAATACTGATAATAATACCGAAACTCAATATATAATAGTCCAAAAGAAAGGGACTAATCCCGAATGCTTTCGGGATGTAGTGCGGCATTACCATTCTACAAACTAATCCGCCTGAGGCGGAGAACTATTATAGGTTAAGAATTGGTATAATATAAATATAGAATAAACAAAAAAAAAAGAGCTACAGGAATTCACCCATAGCTCTTTTTCTATATTGTTATTTGGTCTTATTTATTCCCTGCCGCTTTTTTCTTAATGGCAAAATCGAAACAACGTATTACTTCGCATTCTTTGCAGTCTTGATCGCGGAAGGTGAACTTCACGCATATAGTTCCTTTCAATTCGCAGCAGTCGATGGCTGGCACAGGTGGTAATATATAACTGATGCCTACATTGGTATTGTTGGGTATGCTAAATATGGTATTGTTGTTCCAGATTACTTCGCGTGGATTTTGGTAAGCTCCTGACCCACTTCCATTAAATGAAGGAACTGTAGTGCCGCCATACATGGTAATAGCTGGAGGTACAGTTACTATATTGGTTGCAGTTGAAACACTTGCCCAAGTAAATGGAAGGTTTACGCATTTGAGGCATTCTTTACCGAAGTTGTCAGTAATATTATAGCTTACCACATTGGCACGCACCTCGGAAATGTTTGCGGTGCTTAGCCCGCTGATGCTATAGTTTTCGGTTACCACTGTGGCATTGGGTATAAGCACATAATCGTACTTCACGGTTCCTGTGTCAATTGTTATTGTGTAGGGACAGCAACTTGTATCTACATGACAATCGGTGGTGAAACGGATGGTACAGCTATCGCAAATGGTAGTGCCGCACCAACCATAAAGTGTGAGGGTGTAGATACCCGACAGGTTGGTGGTAAAGGTAAGTGGCACGCTGCCCGTTGTGGTTCCTGCTGGCGTAACCAATGTGTAAGTAACAGCCGCATTGCAAGTGGCATCGGCACAGTTGTATACTGCATTAATATTAATTACTTTATTGCATTTTACGACTATGGGTTCATCATCAGGTTTCATGCAGGTAATAAGCTGCGTAATGCCATCAATTTCATATACTTTCTCAGCCCACTTACTTCCTTTACAGCTACAATCTTTGCAAGTAGTTACAAATTTAATAACACAACTATCGCAAATTTTTCCACCACACCAACCATAGAGTGTGAGTATATAGGTGCCTGTTTGCGTAGGTGTGAGGTTTAGGGCAAGAGTGCCTGTTTGCACGCTATTATCCGGCAATAGCAGTGAGTAAGTTACCTTAGGCGGGCAGCTTACGGTATCATTACAATGAAATGATGTATTGATGGTATAAGTTTGGTTACACCGCAATGTATCCATCTCCTTGCAATGCATTTTGTTCTGTTTACCTGCTTTGGTGGTTACAATAATGTCATCAAAATAACTTTCGCTGCAGTCGCAAGTGTCAGGGCACTTGGGCACTAATACTGAATAAGAATTGCTGGTATCAACACAGCCAGTAGTTTGGTCGGTTATTATTATATAGTAACTTCCTGTCTGCACACCATTGCCCCCATTGTTATAACTAGGGCCTGTATACAAAAAGTTGTTGGTATTGGCATCGTACCAGTTAACAGTATAGTTGGATGCGAATATCCCGATTAATGGATTGGGTGCATAAATAACAAAAGGTCTGACACATTCGCAGGGAATAGAATCGCAGTAATGCGGGAATAGTCCTGCCGAGGGTCTTCTATTTACCGTGACTGCTGTGCTAGAGGTGCAACCTGTTACAGTGTCAGTATAGGTGGCAATATAAGTTCCTGCTGCCACTACTGTAATGCTGGGCGTGGTGCCACCATTATTCCAAGTTATATTGTTTGTATAATTGGTTACAGTTAAGGTGATAGGTACTCCTTCGCATAGCGTGCCAACAGGGGAGATGACAGGAGGTGCGGGAGGTGCATTTACCGATACAGTCATGGAGCAAGTATCGCTACAACCGTATTGGTTTGTTACGACCAAGTTGAATACGGTGGTGCTGGAAACAAACATCATATATACAGGTCCTACTCCTAGTTGCGAGCCATAGTTTCCGTTCATATACCATTTATTGGTGTCTCCGTTTACTTGGTTGGCGGTAAGGGTTACCATTCCGCCGGGGCTGCACAGGTTCATAGATGGAGAAACATTAAAAATGGCTTTGGGTTTGGCAACCTGTTTAACCGCCACTGTATTTGATATACATTGACATCCGTTACTATTTGTAATTACCACATGATAATTGCCTACTACATTGGTGCTATAGTTATTGGCGTTATTGGTTCCAGGAGCTGCTACAAAAGTATTAGGCATTGTTTCTACTTCCCACAAATAACTATATCCAGCCACATTAGGCGTAGTTAGTGTTGCATTCCCACCTGGGCATATAAAGCCAGGTTGGATGGTGCAACCGTTTATTCCTTGCCATACTTTTATAGAGATACTATCTTTACAGGTATTGCCTAACAAATCTGTTACTAGTAAAACAACAGGAACATTGTTAGAAGGATTGGCATAAGAGTGTGAGGTAGGTGAAGTGAACGCAGTTCCGCCATCGCCAAAAGTCCAACTATAGGTTACAAAGGGACTTGGATTTGATGAGAAAACTACGGGCACTCCTGTGCAAGCGGGGGCTGTACTATTAATAGCCAGTTTGATATATTTTACAGTATCAATTGCGGTGTTCGTGCAAGTAATATTATTGGGTCCGCCTAAGCCATTATTATACGATATAGTTAATGAAACAGGATAGTTGCCCGGCGAAGTATAGCAATGCATAGCTGGGTTTGCAACCGCAGTGGTAAAGCCATCACCAAAATTCCATAAATAAGTTACGCTAGCTGGATTGGGTGCAATAACTATAGAAGTATTGGTGACCGTTACACATCCATTGCATCCCAAAGTGCGGGTAAAAATGGCTTCTATAGGCACAGTTACAGTTGTTGAAACACAATTGCCAGTGCAGCTAGTAGGGTTGGGAGATGGAGGCCCAACGCAGAACTTAACACAGTAAACACCTGCATGTATATAAGTATGGGTGATTGGTACATTGGAATAACCAGTATCGGTACCACCATCGCCGTAATCCCAAATAATAAGTGCTCCTGTTGGGTTGGGTGTAGTGCCAGTGAACCGAAATTTATTACAGCTTAGTTGTTTGGCTTGGGTAATTTTTGGCTTGTTCACATCGGGGCAGCATACTTTGGCCACGTTAAAAGCAGCAGTGCGAGTGCAAGTGCCATAGCTTACTACCACATAGTAGAGACCAGGTAGCGTAGCTAAATATGTGTTTGATAAAGCACCCGTAACCGTTGGTCCTTGCACTGAAGTGCCAGTAGGATAAGTGCCGCTATACCATTGGTATGTAAAAGAGCCCGCACCTGGAGCAACTATATTAATCCCTAATTGCTCAAACATACCACTGCCTACGCCGGTGCATCGACCCACGCCACAGGTTACTGGCAATATTTTAAATGGATCGGGGACGAAGAAACTTTTGGTGAACGAGCAACCGCCTTTAGTTACGGTACAAGTATAATTGCCATATACGGTAAGGTTGGTAATAGTTTGAGTAGTACCACCATTCGACCAAGCATAAGTAGATCCAGAAGGTGCACCCACCGCAGTAAGTGAAACACCGCCAGGCAAACATACATTTGTGCCTGACATAGTAATGCTAAAGGTAAATTTGGGGAAAATATAAATATTAGTTATAGATGTATTGCCACAGCCGGTGGATGCAGTAATGGTTACTGGACCCCAGGGGCCAGTTCCAGCTTGACCGTGCCAAAGTACTGTGATTCCATTTGTGCCTTGCCCACCTGTAATAGTTCCGTTACTTGACGGAGAGATAGTCCAGGTAACTGTTGTTCCTGCAGGTACATTGCCACCTGATAATGAATAGTTTTCGGTCCCATCTACACAAACACTGTCATTGCCCGCGATGCCGCCTACCGTTGCTGCTACCGTGGTTTTGGTAGTGGCAGGTGTAGCACAAAATGGGGCAGCACTTTGTCTCAATATCACTGATAAAGTCCCGGGGACACTTGTCCATAATACAGTTACATTATCGCCAGTTATAGTTGGTGTGATATTGCCGGGCTGAAATGAGCCGTTTGTTATAGTCCATTCATAATAGTATCCAGTAGGTGCCACTGGTGTCATATTATAATTATATTGGCTATTTGCACATACCGTGTCAGGGCCTTGTATAGTGCCATTGCTAGGCACAGGCACCACTTTTACACTGGTAGATGCGGTGGTATTGCAGAAGGAATTGCTTAAATTGGTAGCGGTTACTACAAAGGTTCCAGTACCAACACTTCCAAACAATGGGCTATAGTTTGGTGTGCCTAAGCTAAATGAAGGCGATACTCCAGTAATGGGCAATATCGACCAGTCAAATGTTCCACCAGGAGAAGTGCCGAAAAATCCGCTTTGCCCCACACATACAGTTGCAGAGCCCATTACGCTAAACCTTTGTTTGGGTATAATGGTTAAACTTCCTGTTGAAGAACAACACAAATGTTTGTTGTTAAGAAATATGGTCAGTTGATAGGTATTGCTGGGTATTGCATTTGCCCAATTAATCCATACGGTATTATTGTCGGGGTAAGTGCTTAATAAATTATTGGCATTGGTAGCCGTGGTCACATTCATTAAAGTCCAAGTGTAAAATGTGCCTGGTAAATAAGGTACAGTATACGATGCATTGCTGGTATTGCAGGGCGATATGGGACCAACAATAATGGGAGAAGACGGAAGGATGGGCACCGTAGCATAGGCAATACAGCCTCCGCATTGTACCGAGATTTGTCCTTGTGGGTTTCCATTACCCCATACAATAGTAACTTGGTTTCCATTGGTTGAAATAATTGCTCCTCCCACAGGTATGCCCCAAGTAGGAGTTACACAACCAACCGCTGTATAAGTGGCAGTATCGCCTGCACAAACGGTGCTGATACAGTCAATTTTAATATTGCCATTTACTACAGTAACTGTATCAATAAATGTATCTGCACAGCAAGTAACCAACGTCATTGAATCGCCTGGGTTGCCTAAAGTTCCACCACCGCCAGGCACTAGTATAGTACTGTATGCAACAAGTGTAACTATATAAGTTCCCGCACTATTATATATATGTGTTGGATTGGTAAGCATAGAATTATTATTTACACCCGAAGCAGGGTCGCCAAAATTCCAACTATAGGATGCTACACCAGCAAATGTGGTAGTATTGGTAAAGTTGGTTATTGAATTCGGACAGGCATTATTGGGCGAAAATGTGAAGCTCGCATTAGGCTTGTCTCGCACATTGACTTCAAGGCATTTTGTAAAAGTATTTCCAAAGGCGTCAGTCACTGTAAGCGTCAGCACATAAGTTCCTATAACTGGCCATGTGATAGTAATACTTGGAGCACTTGTACTTGGATTGATAGTGGGCGAGGCTGGACCCGAGGTAATAGCCCATAGATAAGTGGCCCAAGTGCCCGCAGCACTGTAAGGATAAGTTTCGCCAACACATGCCGAGACAGGAGTACAATCTCTTTTAGGTTGTGTGCTTCCTCCGTTATGGTCTTTTGCAGGTTTGTAGCAATCGGGCTGCTGATATAATATCTCTACTTGACTACAATTTTGTGCTGCAAGTTTTGTTTGTGATGCAATTGAAACAATAACAATCGCCAATAACATCAGTACGTATTTTTTGGTGTTAAATATCTTTTTCATAGCCGTTTATTTAGTATTTTTAGTGGGGTCAACCTGAGCACATCCTTGTTTTTTCTTTTCGTAACACACCAACTTGTTGCAGGTAGTACAATCTGTGAACTCTATTTTATAACGTATACACCATCTGAACAAGGCACTGCAACATGGGGTAAGTTGTGGCGTAGTAATATTTATAATCAAGTTTTGCTGTACGCCATTCCATTGCTGGCTATTGGTGCCATTTGTGAAATGACCATAGGTAAGGGCGTCTTTATTACAGGGTATACACAAATCGTTTTCAGGCACCATTTCGAAGTATACCAAATCGGCCTTAATAGTTTTAATAGTTTTTGGCGGTGAGGTGGTAATCGTTACAGGTTGAACTAGTGAAATCGTATTGTTATTTATATCAATTTGATTTGGTGCAGGTGCAGCGAGCGTAAAATATTTTGAATCGCATGCGTCGCATTTACAAGTTACATTGCTATCACACAAATAGTCTTCAGCATTCTTGCCCGGGTCACCCAATTTTTGAATTTTTGTTTTAATGCAAATATTGCTGAGCGAAGGGCTTGCACTAATAATACCCGTTACCGTTAGCGTTCCACCCGATGGGGCAATGGGGGTACCCAGCGGTGGCGAGAAACTTGAAATTGTAGCCCCTCCCGGTGTGCTGCTGTACACGCTGATGTTTTGAAATACCGCAGTGGAATTATTAAGGTTTGTAATTATATAAGAAAAAGTGTATTGTCCGGGTGTATCAGTGCATTTTACCACAAACGAATCGAGCTCAATAATATATTGTGTGACTATATTGAACCAAAACGGTTGGGCAAATCCATAACCATCTACCAATTGTCTATCTTCGCCATCCATTGGGGTTACAGTCCATGCATATTTTTTTCCTACTTCGGGCAACGGATAGTCGTTAGGCCATTGCGTTTGGTATACTCCTTTATAATCTTTTTCTATTATGGCTTGATTGCTCCTGATGGCTGTTATATAATCCTGTCCATCCATCACTTCAAAAACCTTTAACCGATAGGTCACAATTTCCCTTGGCGATGGAATTACTGGAGTCCACCTAAATATAATATTATTTATATTCTTATCTGAAATTGTTTCAGTATTCCCCGGGGTTTGTAAAATGGGTGCTTGGTACGAAACGATATTGAACATTTTGTGCGTAGAACCAGAAGTGCCAATGGTTGCACCCGTTAAGGGATCGGTAATAGTTACTTCAAATTTGTAATGGTCGTCAGGAATACGCCCAGTTCTGCTCATAGTTTTTTCAAGACTACCTTTATAGTTTACCGCATATAAAGGGAAAATATCATCAGGGTTATATTGGTTTACACCCGGCGGTACTGTTAAGATAGGCATTTTGGATGCATCGGTAGCTGCAACCGATACTCCTCTGCTATCAAATAATTCAGTCCTCACTTTCACGTTCAAATCGCTTGTGCCTGTATTATTTATAATAAGGGTAGCGGTTTCAGCCCTATCTGGCCAATCGGAAATATAGGGCGATGGAGAAGAACTCATAATAAGCTGAATGCTTTGTGCACTATTACTGCCTAGTGAAAGGCAGAAGAAGAATGCCAGGAAAGTAAATTTATGATACATAATCTTAAAATTTATAAATGATGGAAGTTCTTAAAAAATTTTCTCTGTAGGATAATCCAGGTCGTGTTTCACCATAATGAAACATATTGATGGAAGTATTCAATGAGAAAAAGAGTTTCTGGGTCAATGCATATTTGGCACCCGACAATATCATAACTTGGGAGCCTGAAGATGCTGAATTTATTTCGTTATGAGCAAGCATAATACCAGCGGTGGTGCTCAGTTTCTTTTTAAAGAATTTATAGCCGAAGTTCAACCTCAGCGATTTAGTTAACAAGCTACCGTACGATGCATTATTGTCGAAATAACTAAGCATGGTGCTAAACGAAAAAGGGTTTTTTAACATGGACAACATATAGGACAATGCAATATTGTCGGCTTCATTGGCATTTAATGCACCACTAAGCACATTAAAATCTTTAAAGGTATTTTGTGAATACATCAGCGTGAAGTTGTTCAGACTTTTTGAGGAAGTGTAGGTATATGAAGGACTGATGCTCCACGACCAACTTACCATTTCCAATCGAAAGGTATCGTTCATCACGCTGTTACGGTATCCGAAATTGGAAAAAGAAGCAGCAATTGAAATTTTATCCGAAAATCGGGCATTTATGTTTGCACTTCCGATAGATTGAGTAGTGGTTGCTGCCTTTGTTCCTGACACGTTATTTGCCCTTTTGCCTATGGAGCCTGAAACTTGTAGTTTGCTTTTGAAAAGGGTGAAACGTGGGTCAACTGTTACCTCAAGCCTATCGGTTTGTAGAAAGGGATACCCCATGGGTACAAAGCCATCGCCGTAGTATGTCGCAACTGTTTTAATTCCAAAGTTTTTCCTATCAGTACCAATACTCAACACCGATGCATAATCCAATCGTGCTGATCCGTTTTTGGTAAAAATCCCCAATGGGTTGAAAGATGAAGATGGAGCAGGAACCTCATCGGAACTCATGTCTCGGGTAAATGCAGAGGCAGCTACTTCTCCTTTTATATAAATCTGTTTGCTTAAGTTTATTCTAAAATCCAAGGAACTCAAAAACCCTGATTGGGGCATTGCTTTCGAAGGTTTTACTTGCAATGAAGAGGTATCGTCCTTCATCATACTTTGTATAAAATAAATATGTGACGAGTCTTGGTGGCCAAAGCCCGTTTTAATCGAATATATTTTGCGGGAATATATACCACTGATATTGTTTTTTAAATTTTCTTCGATCGCTAATTGCGAACTGCCGCTAAAACAAGATAGACGAAATTTGCCAGGCGATAAATTAATGCCTGTGCCCCATACTGCAATATTGCCCACACTCAGTTCAGAATAGTTAGGCGATTGCGACCCGAGAATTAGCTGTGCCCATTTATATTTGGGAGCAATTGCTACCCTGTTGAGTGGGTTTCGCATCACCTGTTTCAAATTAGCTAAACTTACGCCCGTCATTGCAGGGGCATAGGGAAGAATATCGCCATACTGACCCGTGGGCAATGCCATGGTAATAGGCATAGAAAAGTCTTTTGTGCTTAGTGTGGTATTTATAATCAACCTACACAAAGTGCCAGGTCTGCGAGCCTTTACGACCCCACCCTCTGACTCCATTTTGTAGAATTCTCCGTGCAAACCAATATCTCCGCCTAGGGTCACCAATTTCTTTTGTTGTTGCCCCATAACCACATGCCCCATTAAACAAATGGCAAGTACTAGATAGCTATGGGTTTTACGAGAAATCATGGATTAAAAGTGGATTACATAAGGTGTGGTTTGAACGCAAATGTAAATATAATTTTATTATTCCAATCATAATTTGTTTACGTTTAGCAGACAAATTAATAAACGGTAAAGAATAATTAAAGAACTCAATGTAAGTGCTTAACGAAAGGCTGGGAGCCTTGCATGTTTTATGCGGACCACTTTAATATAACAAAACACCACTGCTGTATGGCATGGGTTCTTTAGGTTTAATCGGACTATAAATTCTTTGCCTTTAGCAAGCCGATTGCATCCCCCCGCCGCGGCGGGGCTATCGCGGACGGCTCGGGTGTGAGTATAAATATATATAACAAAAGAACCCTTGCTGTTGGGTTTAGGGTTCTTTTAAACTGTGAAAGATGCAAATTGGTTTTACTCAATAACTATACGTTGTGTTTCCTCTCCCAAGCGAAGGAAATATATTCCTTTGGCCAAATAAGAAACATTAACATCGAGCGTGTGTGCTGCATGTTGTATATTGTCTTTATATACCAACTCGCCCAGCACATTATTATATACTTATTTGTTGTTCAATATTGTCAGGTTTGTTAAACGCTATCGTAAAACTACCTAAGCTAGGGTTCGGGCATATCTTAAAACTAGAATTGGTATTGCCTCCCGCAGTGGGTTGCCCAATACCCACGCCAAATTGATTACCCAAGCTGTCTGTTTTTACCAAATAGGCTTGCGATTGATTGCCAAAGCTCCACGTACTGCCAGCCAACACATAGCCGCCATCGGTAGTTTTTTGCACACAACTCCCAGCGTCTTGCATTGCCCCGCCATAGTATTTGCCCCAAATTATATTGCCGAGGCTGTCGGTTTTGGCCATATAGGCATCGCCAGCCACATAGTTTGGTGGGTAGCTTGCAGCCATGCTGTGGGCACCTGCAATTATATATCCTCCATCGTTTGTTTGCAGCACCCACGAAAAATAATCGTACTTGGTGATACCATAAGTTTTTTCCCATTTCACATGGCCATCTTGATCAGTTTTTATCAGGTAGCCGCCTTTGTTACCTTTATTATCAGTTCTGCCAACAATGATATAACCACTATCTATCGTCTGTAAAATGTTTAAACCGTACGACATACCTTGGTCGGGCAGGTTTTGAGTCCAAATACTATCGCCATTAGGTTTCACTTTGGTTATGTAAACGCCATAATAGGAAGGGGTGAGCTGGTTCCTCCCTACTATTGTAAAGCTGCCATCTGCATTCACACTTACCCCATACCCTGTGGTTTCCCTTTGGCCACCATATACCTTTTCCCATTGTTTATTGCCAAGCGAGTCCAACTTTAACAAAAAAGCACATACCCCAATAGCAGTGGTCTTCGTACCTGTTATTATATAACCCCCGTCAGAGGTTTTTCGCAAATCTTCTCCAAAATCATAGCAGCTAAATAATTTAGACCAAGTCGTATCGCCTTTGTTATCCATTTTAAGCAAAAATACACCACTACAAGTTTGATAAATGCCTACGCTGCACATACCAATGTAACCTCCATCTATTGTTTGGGTGATAGCCATTCCAAAGCTATTATTAAATCAAAGGGGTATTCTTTGGTCCAAATGGTATCGCCCTTGCTATTTGTTTTAATAAAATAACTTCTGATAGGTGCCGGGCCATTTGATACGCCCGACATAATAAAGCCCCCATCTGTAGTTTGTTCAACAGTATGTAACGTGTCCCACGCTGCTGCTCCGTAGCTTTTTTCAAACAAGATTGTTTGTGCGGCCAGCATATTGCAGTATAAAATAAAGGCAATGCTTATTATATTTCTAATGTTTTCCATATCATTAATTACCTTTTTGAGGGTTTTTCTTTTTGTCTTTATTGTGCAACAATTCCTGCGGCGGGCAGCATTGGTTTATTTGGCCTTGCAGCACATTTAGTTGTATTTGCAAATCGTCTATTTGTGCTTGCTGCTCCTTTATCCCTTCAACTAAAAGGGCAATTAAGCTGTATAATCTATACCTTTTTCGGAGTCTGTCTGCGATGAATCGGGGCTCGTTTTATAAACCACCTCTGGCAATACGGTTTCTACTTGCTGGGCTATAAACCCAATTTGCTTTTTCTGACTGGTGAACGAATCTTGGTTGGTAGAATCAATTGTAAAACCTAAGCGATATGGCTTTAGCCTATATGATACCCCGTTAAGACCTTGTATTTTGGTCATTGCAGCAGAAATGGGTTGTACATCAAACTTATAATTAGAATCAGAGAATTTTACAAAACCCCATTTAGTCCAAACAATACCGTTACCATACACGAAGAAATTGTGACTGTTTTTTGGCAGGCCAAATAGGCTATATTTGTGATCA
This window encodes:
- a CDS encoding PKD domain-containing protein; the protein is MKKIFNTKKYVLMLLAIVIVSIASQTKLAAQNCSQVEILYQQPDCYKPAKDHNGGSTQPKRDCTPVSACVGETYPYSAAGTWATYLWAITSGPASPTINPSTSAPSITITWPVIGTYVLTLTVTDAFGNTFTKCLEVNVRDKPNASFTFSPNNACPNSITNFTNTTTFAGVASYSWNFGDPASGVNNNSMLTNPTHIYNSAGTYIVTLVAYSTILVPGGGGTLGNPGDSMTLVTCCADTFIDTVTVVNGNIKIDCISTVCAGDTATYTAVGCVTPTWGIPVGGAIISTNGNQVTIVWGNGNPQGQISVQCGGCIAYATVPILPSSPIIVGPISPCNTSNASYTVPYLPGTFYTWTLMNVTTATNANNLLSTYPDNNTVWINWANAIPSNTYQLTIFLNNKHLCCSSTGSLTIIPKQRFSVMGSATVCVGQSGFFGTSPGGTFDWSILPITGVSPSFSLGTPNYSPLFGSVGTGTFVVTATNLSNSFCNTTASTSVKVVPVPSNGTIQGPDTVCANSQYNYNMTPVAPTGYYYEWTITNGSFQPGNITPTITGDNVTVLWTSVPGTLSVILRQSAAPFCATPATTKTTVAATVGGIAGNDSVCVDGTENYSLSGGNVPAGTTVTWTISPSSNGTITGGQGTNGITVLWHGQAGTGPWGPVTITASTGCGNTSITNIYIFPKFTFSITMSGTNVCLPGGVSLTAVGAPSGSTYAWSNGGTTQTITNLTVYGNYTCTVTKGGCSFTKSFFVPDPFKILPVTCGVGRCTGVGSGMFEQLGINIVAPGAGSFTYQWYSGTYPTGTSVQGPTVTGALSNTYLATLPGLYYVVVSYGTCTRTAAFNVAKVCCPDVNKPKITQAKQLSCNKFRFTGTTPNPTGALIIWDYGDGGTDTGYSNVPITHTYIHAGVYCVKFCVGPPSPNPTSCTGNCVSTTVTVPIEAIFTRTLGCNGCVTVTNTSIVIAPNPASVTYLWNFGDGFTTAVANPAMHCYTSPGNYPVSLTISYNNGLGGPNNITCTNTAIDTVKYIKLAINSTAPACTGVPVVFSSNPSPFVTYSWTFGDGGTAFTSPTSHSYANPSNNVPVVLLVTDLLGNTCKDSISIKVWQGINGCTIQPGFICPGGNATLTTPNVAGYSYLWEVETMPNTFVAAPGTNNANNYSTNVVGNYHVVITNSNGCQCISNTVAVKQVAKPKAIFNVSPSMNLCSPGGMVTLTANQVNGDTNKWYMNGNYGSQLGVGPVYMMFVSSTTVFNLVVTNQYGCSDTCSMTVSVNAPPAPPVISPVGTLCEGVPITLTVTNYTNNITWNNGGTTPSITVVAAGTYIATYTDTVTGCTSSTAVTVNRRPSAGLFPHYCDSIPCECVRPFVIYAPNPLIGIFASNYTVNWYDANTNNFLYTGPSYNNGGNGVQTGSYYIIITDQTTGCVDTSNSYSVLVPKCPDTCDCSESYFDDIIVTTKAGKQNKMHCKEMDTLRCNQTYTINTSFHCNDTVSCPPKVTYSLLLPDNSVQTGTLALNLTPTQTGTYILTLYGWCGGKICDSCVIKFVTTCKDCSCKGSKWAEKVYEIDGITQLITCMKPDDEPIVVKCNKVININAVYNCADATCNAAVTYTLVTPAGTTTGSVPLTFTTNLSGIYTLTLYGWCGTTICDSCTIRFTTDCHVDTSCCPYTITIDTGTVKYDYVLIPNATVVTENYSISGLSTANISEVRANVVSYNITDNFGKECLKCVNLPFTWASVSTATNIVTVPPAITMYGGTTVPSFNGSGSGAYQNPREVIWNNNTIFSIPNNTNVGISYILPPVPAIDCCELKGTICVKFTFRDQDCKECEVIRCFDFAIKKKAAGNK
- a CDS encoding tail fiber domain-containing protein → MKKITIITLLLCAMHTQGQVKIENGGNVFISSPFNPTVYAVLGNSNRLFGSKFSIYGYRTPSLAIDHIGTPDVNYQWSSIVSVDNSYTKNQIVDHKYSLFGLPKNSHNFFVYGNGIVWTKWGFVKFSDSNYKFDVQPISAAMTKIQGLNGVSYRLKPYRLGFTIDSTNQDSFTSQKKQIGFIAQQVETVLPEVVYKTSPDSSQTDSEKGIDYTA